The Triticum dicoccoides isolate Atlit2015 ecotype Zavitan chromosome 6A, WEW_v2.0, whole genome shotgun sequence genome has a window encoding:
- the LOC119314321 gene encoding transcription termination factor MTERF8, chloroplastic-like, producing MLRLRRSLLSQILSSPFASPISHLSRFISAAAPAVSRNPRFAVEEYLVSTCGLTRPQALKAFPKLSHLKSPTKPDAVLAFLAGLSLSPADVAAVVAKDPKFLCASVEKTLAPVVVGLTGLGLGLSRSQIARLVSLIGVTFRCRSIIAGLQYCLPLFGSSENLLRALPLAGGSVLGSDLERVVKPNVSFLLECGLGACDIAKLYAYTPSPLSISTERIRTAVACIDSLGVHRGSPMFRHALQAVAFLSEEKITTKVEHLKKAFRWSDAEVGIAVSKAPTVLTRSENLLQSKSDFLISEVGLEPAYIAHRPIMLTYSLEGRLRPRYYVVRFLKENGLLDHDRDYYAAVMISEKVFVEKFICPHKDAAPHLAEDYATACRGEVPAR from the coding sequence ATGCTCCGGCTCCGTCGCAGCCTCCTCTCCCAGATCCTCTCTTCTCCCTTTGCCTCTCCCATCTCCCACCTCAGCCGCTTcatctccgccgccgcgcccgccgtctcCCGGAACCCTAGATTCGCCGTGGAGGAGTACCTCGTCTCCACCTGCGGCCTCACCCGACCCCAGGCCCTCAAGGCCTTCCCCAAGCTCTCCCACCTTAAATCCCCCACCAAGCCCGACGCCGTCCTTGCCTTCCTCGCCGGCCTCAGCCTCTCCCCCGCcgacgtcgccgccgtcgtcgccaaGGACCCCAAGTTCCTCTGTGCCAGCGTGGAGAAAACCCTGGCCCCCGTCGTCGTTGGGCTCACCGGCCTCGGCCTCGGCCTCTCGCGTTCTCAGATCGCGCGCCTCGTCTCACTCATCGGTGTCACTTTCCGATGTAGATCCATCATCGCCGGGCTGCAGTACTGCTTGCCCCTCTTCGGCTCCTCCGAGAACCTCCTTCGAGCCCTACCTCTAGCGGGTGGCTCCGTTCTCGGGTCCGACCTGGAGCGGGTGGTCAAGCCCAATGTCTCCTTCCTGCTCGAGTGCGGGCTAGGTGCTTGCGATATTGCCAAGCTCTACGCATATACTCCGTCACCGCTCAGCATCAGCACGGAACGCATCCGGACAGCAGTGGCATGCATCGATAGTCTTGGTGTACACCGTGGATCTCCGATGTTCAGACATGCACTACAAGCTGTTGCATTCCTCAGCGAGGAGAAAATCACCACCAAAGTGGAGCACTTGAAGAAAGCGTTCAGGTGGTCAGATGCCGAGGTGGGCATTGCCGTTTCTAAGGCTCCAACGGTGCTGACGAGGTCCGAGAACTTGTTGCAGAGCAAATCGGATTTCCTTATCTCCGAGGTGGGACTGGAACCAGCATACATTGCTCACCGACCGATAATGCTCACTTACAGTCTAGAGGGCCGGCTCAGGCCCCGGTACTACGTTGTCAGATTTCTCAAGGAAAATGGATTGCTAGATCACGACCGGGACTACTATGCTGCAGTCATGATCAGCGAGAAGGTATTCGTCGAGAAGTTCATATGCCCTCATAAGGATGCTGCACCGCATCTCG